Proteins from one Fibrobacter succinogenes genomic window:
- a CDS encoding DUF4417 domain-containing protein: protein MKSYEFRNQEKFLRNGYKGEGRWALPKIKKQPVNLNNLQFLSFNNTRYNEQPMFRDFAVHFFVDDKRFEVVYSQPERNLEKLKQYKVLLTPDFSLYAEMQPWRRIESTGKSRWCGAYWQSKGLTVIPTISWSTPESFDYAFDGIEKNSFVAIGTLGCKHAKRGFLKGFDAMCERLSPQCIICFGTPFSEMEKEPIFTVDYVNSWRF from the coding sequence ATGAAAAGCTACGAATTTCGCAACCAGGAAAAATTCCTTCGCAACGGATATAAAGGCGAAGGAAGATGGGCTTTACCAAAAATTAAGAAGCAGCCCGTCAATCTCAACAATCTTCAATTCTTATCATTCAACAACACACGGTATAACGAACAGCCCATGTTCCGAGATTTTGCCGTACATTTCTTTGTTGATGATAAACGGTTTGAAGTAGTTTACTCTCAACCCGAACGCAACCTTGAAAAATTAAAGCAATACAAAGTTTTGCTCACTCCAGACTTTTCCCTCTATGCTGAAATGCAACCTTGGCGAAGAATTGAAAGTACAGGCAAAAGCAGATGGTGTGGAGCATATTGGCAAAGCAAGGGCTTGACCGTCATTCCCACAATCAGCTGGAGCACTCCCGAAAGTTTTGATTATGCATTTGACGGCATTGAAAAGAACTCTTTCGTAGCCATCGGAACATTGGGATGCAAACATGCAAAGCGCGGTTTTCTCAAGGGTTTTGACGCTATGTGTGAACGGCTATCGCCACAGTGCATAATTTGTTTCGGAACACCATTCTCGGAAATGGAAAAGGAACCTATCTTCACAGTCGATTACGTTAATTCATGGAGGTTTTAA